One part of the Ochotona princeps isolate mOchPri1 chromosome 3, mOchPri1.hap1, whole genome shotgun sequence genome encodes these proteins:
- the CLDND1 gene encoding claudin domain-containing protein 1, which translates to MDNRFATAFVIACVLSFISTIYMAASIGTDFWYEYRSPVQENSSDLNKSLWEDFISDEADEKTYSDALFRYNGTVGLWRRCITIPKNTHWYSPPERTESFDVVTKCMSFTLNEQFMEKFVDPGNHNSGIDLLRTYLWRCQFLLPFVSLGLMCFGALIGLCACICRSLYPTIATGILHLLAGLCTLGSVSCYVAGIELLHQKLELPENVSGEFGWSFCLACVSAPLQFMASALFIWAAHTNRKEYTLMKAYRVA; encoded by the exons ATGGATAACCGTTTTGCCACAGCATTTGTAATTGCTTGTGTGCTTAGCTTCATCTCCACCATCTACATGGCAGCCTCGATCGGCACAGACTTCTGGTATGAGTATCGAAGTCCAGTCCAAGAAAACTCAAGTGATTTGAATAAAAGCCTCTGGGAAGACTTCATCAGTGACGAGGCAGATGAAAAGACTTACAGCGATGCACTTTTCCGATACAACGGCACAGTGGGACTGTGGAGACGATGTATCACCATACCCAAAAACACCCATTGGTACAGCCCTCCAGAAAGGACAG AGTCATTTGATGTGGTTACAAAATGTATGAGTTTCACACTAAATGAGCAGTTCATGGAGAAATTTGTTGACCCCGGAAACCACAATAGTGGAATTGATCTGCTTCGGACCT ATCTTTGGCGTTGCCAGTTCCTCTTGCCTTTTGTGAGTCTGGGTTTGATGTGCTTTGGGGCTTTAATTGGACTGTGTGCTTGCATCTGCCGAAGCCTGTATCCCACCATTGCCACAGGCATTCTCCATCTCCTTGCAG GTCTCTGTACACTGGGCTCAGTGAGTTGTTATGTTGCTGGAATTGAACTGCTCCACCAGAAACTggagctgcctgagaatgtgtctGGTGAATTTGGATGGTCCTTCTGCTTGGCTTGCGTCTCAGCTCCCTTACAGTTCATGGCTTCTGCCCTCTTCATCTGGGCTGCTCACACCAACCGGAAAGAGTACACCTTAATGAAGGCATACCGTGTGGCGTGA
- the GPR15 gene encoding G-protein coupled receptor 15 has product MDPEATPLYLDYYYATNPNPDNKDTSSHVPYTSVFLPIFYTAVFLTGVLGNLVLMCALHFKRGSRRLIDIFIVNLAASDFIFLVTLPLWVDKEASLGLWRTGSFLCKGSSYMISVNMHCSVFLLTCMSIDRYLAILCPTTSRRYRRRDCAYGICASVWIFSCLLGLPTLLSRELTLIDDKPYCAEKRATSIKLMWALVALIFTFFVPLLSIVTCYCCITRKLCSHYQQSGKHNKKLRKSIKIILIVVAAFVFSWLPFNTFKLLAIVSGLQQELHFSAAFLQLGMEVSGPLAFANSCVNPFIYYVFDSYIRRAIVRCLCPCLKSPDFGNSTETSDSHLTKALSNFIHTDDFSRRRKRSVSL; this is encoded by the coding sequence ATGGACCCAGAAGCAACACCGCTTTATCTGGATTATTACTATGCTACAAACCCAAACCCAGATAACAAGGACACGAGCTCCCATGTTCCCTACACGTCTGTCTTCCTTCCCATCTTTTACACAGCAGTGTTTCTGACTGGAGTGTTGGGGAACCTCGTGCTCATGTGTGCGCTCCATTTCAAACGCGGCAGCCGAAGACTGATCGACATCTTCATCGTCAACCTGGCTGCTTCGGACTTCATTTTTCTCGTCACGCTGCCTCTCTGGGTGGACAAGGAAGCGTCCCTAGGGCTGTGGAGGACAGGATCTTTTCTGTGCAAAGGCAGCTCCTACATGATTTCAGTCAACATGCACTGCAGCGTCTTCTTGCTCACTTGCATGAGCATTGATCGCTACCTGGCCATCCTCTGTCCCACCACTTCCAGGAGATACAGGAGGAGGGACTGTGCGTATGGAATCTGTGCCAGCGTCTGGAttttctcctgcctcctgggattGCCTACCCTTCTGTCTCGGGAGCTCACGCTGATTGATGATAAGCCATATTGTGCAGAGAAGAGAGCAACATCAATCAAGTTGATGTGGGCCCTGGTGGCcttgattttcactttttttgttcCCTTGTTGAGCATCGTGACCTGCTACTGTTGCATTACAAGGAAGCTGTGTTCCCATTACCAGCAGTCAGGAAAGCATAACAAAAAGCTGAGAAAATCCATCAAGATCATCTTGATCGTGGTGGcagcttttgtgttttcctggCTGCCCTTTAACACGTTCAAGCTCCTGGCCATTGTCTCTGGCCTGCAGCAAGAACTGCACTTCTCTGCAGCCTTCCTTCAGCTGGGCATGGAGGTGAGTGGGCCCCTGGCCTTTGCCAACAGCTGTGTCAATCCTTTCATTTACTATGTCTTTGACAGCTACATCCGCCGGGCCATTGTGCGTTGCTTGTGCCCTTGCCTGAAGAGCCCTGACTTTGGGAACAGCACTGAGACATCGGACAGTCACCTCACTAAGGCTCTTTCTAATTTCATTCACACAGACGATTTttccaggaggaggaagagatctGTGTCACTCTAA